A genomic region of Caenorhabditis elegans chromosome V contains the following coding sequences:
- the cand-1 gene encoding Cullin-associated NEDD8-dissociated protein 1 (Confirmed by transcript evidence) has translation MSAYHVGQLVDKMSNPDKDFRFMACNDLMKDLQTGTIALEDDSTAKVIRALIKLLSDSNGEVQNLAIKCIGLLAQPSKIKTHHLEYLVEELTPHVFSKAEQSRDIHSLTLKAMILNLAPSASSNATTTVVKRMLPKFVDSLSLCAPDDAARVDVLDLIGEVLLRFGDVVPEMHKGSLKVMVDHLYSFRSAIRKKAITGIGHLASVINGELYDELVQDLLKELAQRSPPSSAAQNVQLRTLVIALSTVARASGSRFSKHTPKVVPFLLQYLQIDPGTESEHDDLREASIQGLEVFLYRNPQEVVAFEKEVIQQLTDALAYDPNYEYGDDDEDEQMEDDEDDDEDEYSDDEDVTWKVRRAAAKAIEAMISSHRESLLNLSQKIGPVVIGRFKEREETVRTEIISVYIALLNQISILVPDLQKAVVAADEDSIETDDIVVIGGTKFSTNYLSRSQLAIIQSLADQKDVLLRTITKSMKKHPKTGPKCIELLSALIRTYPSGLEDSLDDIIPAVSNILTDKNASAQGKMTVLSFISNALTLNNPKRFKNLLSPLTTIMTHSISEPFYKVSAEGLAVCCKYIDVLRELSACGGNEEAKKLLVVVEKKFMANDTDQEVRERAISAISMLLAAFKDVLKNETPAILEKMTERIGRDMTCLVAFRASTHIVEAGIIFSSAQLQSILRHVVDYVKKIARSLRMTCLNFVEKLMKHSPAGSIPVEELTCVLGEMSNLISETDLQITNQAFCCLTYAFLNFPTCVSLHMQPILDSIIRLLTSPLIQGLALNSLLNLFTAIVKTDFPEKPTFESLLDSVTSPVYDNVALSRHAHMAIASCAAVITESTQNLEKSRSLAKKLAQQLQTANMSDSIRLFAMITLGELGRRVPDTYSPDFPVKPEDLAIKAFNHHHEDLKSAAAQALGALAVGNLNVYLPFILEQIRTQPKKQYLLLHALKEVIVWESSSEESTKSTDLFRSAIVDIWGMLMANAGGNEDGTRSVVAECLGRLCSFDPESLLPKLKESMRSSDPAIRSSAVSAIKYMINDEKRIVDITLQKQIGDFLAAVRDEDLKVRRVALVVLNSAAHNKPALVRDLLPDLLPAVYEETKLRKELIKEVEMGPFKHQVDEGLDLRKCAFECMFTLLESCVDKIDITQFSSVMEVGLSDQNHDVKLLNYLTLQRVANLAPGQVLQRIDRVCEPLKTQLNVRPRGNAVKQEVEKLEELKKAVIRVVYGLKLKLPEVERNPQFLDLYNTIKHTKELEALANDVLKESQRAVVYDTPMETA, from the exons ATGAGTGCTTATCATGTCGGGCAACTGGTCGACAAAATGTCGAATCCGGATAAGGATTTCCGGTTCATGGCTTGCAATGATTTGATGAAAGATTTGCAGACTGGAACTATCGCTTTGGAGGACGATTCGACTGCTAAA gtcatTCGTGCTCTAATCAAACTGCTCAGTGACTCAAACGGAGAAGTTCAAAATCTTGCGATCAAATGTATTGGACTCCTTGCTCAGCCATCGAAAATCAAAACGCATCAT CTGGAATATCTCGTCGAAGAGCTCACTCCACACGTTTTTTCGAAAGCTGAACAATCAAGAGATATTCATTCTCTCACACTTAAAGCAATGATTCTAAATTTGGCTCCATCGGCTTCAAGTAATGCAACAACTACAGTTGTCAAGAGaatgttgccaaaatttgtgGATTCTCTGTCGTTGTGTGCTCCAGATGATGCGGCTCGTGTCGATGTTCTCGATTTGATTGGAGAAGTTTTGCTGAGATTTGGTGATGTT GTTCCCGAAATGCACAAAGGATCGTTGAAAGTGATGGTAGATCACTTGTATTCATTCCGTTCCGCTATCAGAAAGAAGGCAATCACTGGAATCGGACATCTTGCCTCTGTAATCAACGGAGAGCTTTACGATGAGCTCGTTCAAGATTTGCTCAAAGAGCTGGCTCAACGATCCCCTCCATCGTCGGCTGCTCAAAATGTGCAACTTCGTACACTTGTGATCGCGTTGAGCACTGTCGCACGAGCCAGTGGATCGAGATTCTCGAAGCATACGCCGAAAGTTGTTCCGTTCCTTCTTCAATATCTTCAAATTGATCCTGGAACCGAATCGGAGCACGATGATCTACGGGAAGCTTCTATTCAAGGATTGGAAGTATTTTTGTACCGGAATCCACAGGAAGTTGTAGCTTTTGAGAAGGAAGTTATCCAACAGCTCACTGATGCACTGGCCTATGATCCGAATTACGAGTATggagatgatgatgaggatgaGCAAatggaagatgatgaagatg acgACGAAGATGAATACAGCGACGACGAAGACGTCACATGGAAAGTTCGCCGCGCCGCCGCAAAAGCCATCGAAGCAATGATCTCATCACACCGGGAATCCCTTCTCAATCTCTCGCAAAAAATCGGTCCAGTAGTGATTGGACGATTCAAAGAACGCGAAGAGACTGTCCGAACTGAAATCATCTCAGTCTACATTGCCCTACTCAATCAGATCTCCATTTTGGTCCCAGATTTGCAGAAGGCCGTTGTGGCCGCCGACGAGGATTCCATTGAAACTGATGATATTGTGGTGATTGGTGGAACCAAATTTTCGACGAATTATCTATCACGCAGCCAGTTGGCTATAATTCAATCGTTAGCTGATCAGAAAGATGTGCTTCTTCGTACAATCacaaaatcgatgaaaaaacACCCGAAAACTGGTCCAAAATGCATTGAACTTCTTTCGGCCCTAATTCGGACCTATCCATCAGGCCTTGAAGATAGTCTCGATGATATTATTCCGGCTGTATCCAACATTTTAACCGATAAAAATGCGTCGGCTCAGGGAAAAATGACTGTGCTCAGCTTCATTTCGAATGCCTTGACACTCAATAATCCGAAGAGATTCAAGAATTTGTTGAGCCCATTGACCACAATTATGACTCATTCAATTTCTGAGCCATTTTATAAAGTCTCAGCAGAAGGCCTCGCAGTGTGCTGTAAATATATTGATGTGCTCCGTGAGCTGTCGGCTTGTGGTGGAAATGAGGAGGCGAAGAAGTTATTGGTCGTTGTTGAGAAGAAATTTATGGCTAATGATACTGATCAAGAGGTTCGAGAGAGAGCTATCTCTGCTATTAGTATGCTGTTGGCGGCTTTCAAGGATGTGCTCAAGAATGAG acCCCTGCAATCCTGGAAAAGATGACAGAACGCATCGGCCGAGATATGACATGTCTTGTGGCATTCCGTGCTTCTACTCATATTGTTGAAGCtggaattattttcagttcagCTCAACTTCAATCGATTCTTCGTCATGTCGTCGATTATGTCAAGAAGATTGCAAGATCGCTGAGA atgacatGTCTCAATTTTGTGGAGAAGCTGATGAAACACTCGCCAGCCGGATCGATTCCAGTCGAAGAGCTCACTTGTGTGCTCGGAGAAATGTCGAATTTGATTAGTGAAACTGATTTACAGATTACAAATCAAGCATTCTGCTGTCTTACAt ATGCTTTCCTCAATTTCCCGACCTGCGTCTCTCTTCATATGCAACCAATTCTTGATTCTATCATTCGACTATTGACTTCTCCACTTATTCAG GGCCTTGCTCTCAATTCCCTTCTCAATCTGTTCACCGCCATCGTCAAAACCGATTTCCCCGAAAAACCGACATTCGAATCACTTTTAGACTCAGTGACGTCACCAGTCTACGATAATGTTGCTCTTTCGAGACATGCTCATATGGCAATTGCTTCGTGTGCAGCTGTCATAACTGAAAGTActcaaaatctggaaaaatcgagatcTCTCGCAAAGAAGCTTGCTCAACAACTTCAAACCGCGAATATGTCTGATTCAATTCGCCTCTTCGCAATGATAACTCTTGGAGAACTCGGCCGTCGTGTTCCAGACACTTATAGTCCAGATTTCCCAGTAAAGCCTGAAGATTTGGCGATTAAGGCTTTTAATCATCATCATGAAGATCTCAAATCAGCAGCAGCTCAAGCTCTTGGAGCATTAGctgttggaaatttgaatgtaTATCTTCCATTTATTCTCGAACAAATTCGTACTCAACCAAAGAAGCAATATTTGCTATTGCACGCGTTGAAAGAGGTCATTGTTTGGGAATCATCTTCTGAGGAATCTACGAAATCAACGGATCTATTTAGATCGGCAATTGTTGATATTTGGGGAATGTTGATGGCTAATGCTGGTGGAAATGAGGATGGAACGAG AAGCGTCGTCGCCGAATGTCTTGGCCGTCTGTGCTCATTTGATCCAGAATCTCTGCTTCCAAAGCTTAAAGAGAGCATGAGATCTTCTGATCCAGCAATCCGATCGTCTGCAGTTTCTGCGATCAAGTATATGATTAATGATGAGAAGAGAATTGTGGATATTACGCTGCAAAAGCAAATTGGAGATTTCTTGGCTGCTGTCCGAGATGAAGATCTCAAAGTTCGTCGTGTTGCTCTGGTTGTGCTCAATTCTGCTGCTCACAACAAGCCGGCTCTTGTCAGAGATTTGCTTCCTGATCTGCTTCCAGCTGTCTACGAAGAGACAAAACTTCGTAAGGAGCTTATCAAAGAAGTCGAGATGGGACCATTCAAGCATCAAGTCGACGAGGGTCTTGATCTCAGAAAATGCGCTTTTGAGTG catgtTCACCCTCTTGGAAAGCTGCGTTGACAAGATAGACATCACTCAATTCTCGTCAGTAATGGAAGTTGGATTATCCGATCAGAATCATGACGTCAAACTTCTCAACTACTTGACCCTCCAACGTGTCGCTAATCTTGCTCCAGGACAAGTTCTCCAACGAATCGATCGTGTCTGTGAACCGTTGAAGACTCAATTGAACGTTCGTCCACGTGGAAATGCTGTTAAGCAGGAAGTTGAGAAGCTTGAAGAGCTGAAGAAGGCTGTCATTCGTGTTGTATACGGATTGAAGTTGAAGCTGCCAGAAGTTGAGAGAAATCCACAATTTTTGGATCTTTACAACACTATCAAACATACCAAAGAGTTGGAG GCTCTCGCCAACGATGTGCTCAAGGAGTCTCAACGCGCGGTGGTCTACGACACTCCAATGGAAACTGCATAA